From the genome of Toxoplasma gondii ME49 chromosome XII, whole genome shotgun sequence:
tatatatatatatatatataaatacgaATTCTACAGCTTAGGGATTGACAGTGTTGGGAGGAAAAGGGTGGCTTGCAAGCAGACTCGCGTGAGAAGTCAGCGGGTAACATCGGGGAGGcccatgtgcatgcattttcaAAACAGCGAGTGTTTCCGATTCGAAGGGCATTGCCGCCTTGTGTGGCCGTGGATCGGCCTAAAAAACTGTGGAGACCCCCCGTGAGCGAAGAACCTCTCCAGAAGCGCGTCCTTCAGACACTCGAAAGGAAAAATCTTGAAACAATTGTTCCCTGAAAAAGGTTCTTACAACTGAAAAACGCCCAGGTCCCCTGATGAAACCACACAACGCTCAAAATCCAACAAGACaaacctatatatatacatatatatttgtatatatgtatatgcacatatatattgGCCTTCGCATACATGCGCAGATGTGTGCATGTAAAGAGAAGATACACATATGCGTTGGTAAAGATGTGTGTGTACCTcgacgcacatgcatgcatatgcttGTTTGTGCGCAAGAAGCCAATAGTGGGATCCGACGAGTAGAGCGGCAGTGTTTAGTCTCGCCAGCGAGAACTTCGCAGCGAAAACTCCCGACGGTAACTCAGAGAGCCTGTGTCTTCTGGATGTACAGCGGAGCGGCCGTTCCTCTTTGAGTGGATTTCACAGGCAGGGCCGCAGCAGTCTTCGGAGAGGCGTCAAACAACGGAGGTCACCTCACTCACTCTTCgtccgagagaaagaagagaagataAAGGTTAAAAGACATTTTTTGGCAAGTGTGTACCTCGAGGTGGACTCCTGCTTTGCACCTTGACGATCTTTGTTGGCCGGATCCACGTTCTCCCCACTTCCATCCCTTCCATCCCACCGGGTCTGCCCTcggctgtatgtacacactCATCTGCAGACACACATTTGTCTGTCTGTATGTGTATCTGCGCACAGAAGTATACGCACATatctgtgcatgtgtattTCTGCGAGTGACGGCAAGGTCGAAGTCGCGTGAATGGGGGaacttttgtctctttcgtgGCAGCGTCGCAGTTTTTTTTTTGCAGACAACGGGTTTTTGGCCTTGCGTCAGCGCTTCGAGACAACAGTCTGGACGCAGCGCGCTGCAAtggcaaatgcggagtggaAGCCGCTCTCTCTAGCCGGCTCGACTCCTCGCTTTTCGGCGGCTGCTGGAAACTCATCGAAGACGGCGACATCTCTCACTTTCTCTGAgtgcctttctccttcgcccacctctgcgttcgttttctctcttctgtgtcttcgctgtctctctttttgcaCCGACtatttctttctccttgtctccgtcgccttctcaaTTGTCGCTTCCCGACCTCGGTCGCAGAAAGGACCTCGAGCCCCGCACACTGCGCCCGCCAGGACTGCCTGGGCCTCCGCCGCTCCCGCGCGACAACAGACTCAGCGAAGAACTCAACTCGCTGAAAAATGCTGCTTTTTTTGGCTCCTGaatcgaagagaagaaagaaacagaaaacttGGGGAGGACcgagagcagacgcagagtaaaccgggaagaaaggaacggcgagggaagaaagagaaagaacgagggagaggaaacatgagagagaaaggaaaaagagagagaaaaacaggagaggagacaagatAGTTTCACCGTTTTCTCTGCGATGCCTCTCTTTGGGGATTTTCACCGGGGACAGTTGATCTTGAGTTTTCGCGCTGaatcgtcttctccctcggacgcgcgtgtgtctcttctgtctcctttcccttctcgttcgtttctgctgtctccaccttcctgtctctgtacCTTCGTGTTGTGTCTCGTTCGAATCATGCCGTCAAGAATCTGGAAACGCAGcaaaacacagaaactcagatccaggaaaaagagacgttAGAATGCCTAGCAGATACACTGGAGAATGTGCGTTCGTCTACGCTTCGCTTGCGTCCGCATGTCGCTACACACTCTTTCACGTATCTCtaagcgcatgcacttgcATACTCATTTccacgcatatatatatatatatatatgcatgtatgtatgtatgtgaaCATAGAAGAGCACATGCGCGAAGTTCCATGATtggttttttctgcatgcgtgtagAAGCATctccgcatgcacacagaccCAGAACGACACGCTGCAGACGTCCGAAAACCTGCAGAGAGTACGCTTGTGAGAGCGACAAGAGTCTTTACCGAGTAGGCTTTCGCGAAGTAGTTTCTCTCAATAGCGGTGCGCATGCGGTCTTCCATGGCTTCGATCATCGGGCCGATCACGCCAATGTGGGGAGGCACCTCGGGGCCAGTGAGGAGGTCCGTCACCTTCTGAGACTGTTCGCTCTGAAAAAGGATGAGACTCACGAGAGACCAGGTGCAGAGAcggagcgaggagacgcagagagaagaatgcagagacacagagggagaaggatACGCGTAACTGAGAAAATCGGATATCgagccagagagaaggactcgcggacgaagaaaaacaaatgcAGATGATTCTGAGTTCCGGGTGTACCACGTGGAAGCCGGAGGTTGTGTAGGCCAAGTACAGACAACCGTGgagctggagagacgaacTGTAGAGAAGGTAAGGCCTCACTTTCCTGTTTGCTTCTCATTCTTCATGccggctttgtacggaggatatggtaacttctttgtaccaaACTTACTGTTCGAGTGAGCATCGCACCGGCGTAGAAATTTGCCTCAGCGTTCTCTGGCGGGTCCACGTCGACCATCACGGTTGACGTGAGACGATAGTGCACTAAAAACAAGGATtcacacgcatgcagtcgcttTCAAAAAAATGTTTTCAACACTCTTCGTATACACACCGAGAGAAActcacatgcatatacacagaGACGCACGGAGATAGACAGGCAAATAAATATACATctagacatatatatatatatatatatatgtatatatgtatatatgtatatatatgtatatatgtatgtatgtagtgtgtgtatgtttgtgGCTCGTCTGTTGAATCGTAAGacagcgtgcatgcacatgcatagaGCTCTGCGTCCTTTCGCACCTGCATGAGCGAGGCAATCATCCATGACTTTTATAATCCAAGCTGCGAGTTCTCTGCCACACCGAAGGAGCCTCACAGACCAGCAAAAGTGAGATGCGACCATGCAAGATGAAGGCATGACTCAAATGGATGTGTCTTGCTGGAAAtaggcgaggagagaacgagaaggcaggagacaAGGCTGTAGagcaagacagaggagacagaaatggagagaaagtCAGATGAAAAGGACAGAGTGCAGAAATGAGAGAAACGTTTACCGTTGCTGGTTGACTGGGTGACTTCCACCACATGCACAGACTCCCAGCACCCACGAGGGCCATCGCCGCTGACGCCGCCATCCAAGGCTGAGAAACGAACTCACAGTTTGTTTCAAAGCGATTTCCACCAGCGTGTTTTccacctttctcttctctgtttatCTCTGTCGAgctttctcgttcttgtCTCCACAGGCATCTAAGTCTCGCTCTGTATCTCCACGTCTACCTAGCTGCACATGCTTGGAGGTGTGTCTgttgccctctctctgtctgtgtctacGCCTCCGGCAAtctgtctgtcgctctctgctttcgctcACTCCCCCTCCCCCGCTGTGCTCCGTCCTTCGGTTTCTGGACGCATCCCTCCGCTCCAGTCTAGCTCTGTCTCCAACTACTTCTCTCTGTAACTCATGTGGAGTGTCTGCGTACAGAGACATTGACCCACACGCGCAGGTGAAgccagaagagaggacaaaTGCGGAGTAACACACTCGGGGCAGCGAGGAGGGAGCgacaggggaagaagacgaagagagcgacaggggaagaagacgaagagagcgacaggggaagaagacgaagagagcgacaggggaagaagacgaagagagcgacaggggaagaagaggaagagagcgacaggggaagaagaggaagagagcgactggggaagaagaggaagagtgcGACAGActggaagggagaaagagcgaaagagagagacggacgcaTTCGCGTCCAAACCCCCttgcgagacagagaagatgGAGCGGTACGAGAGGCAACAccggaggcgacgaaggaagcagcCAAGAGCAGTCGAAAGGAAGTAAGAGATGCGCCAGTTTTTCGGGGACCGTGAACACGATATACACATGAATCCAAACATCTCGAAAATCGAGATAAACTCTTcgcaggcagaggcagaTCTCCTCCGCTGTATGAGtatacacagagagacatgtTTTACCGTGTCGAACGAGGAAAGCTCCTGCAAAGCCGTCCTCACTGGGCAGAGACCAGAGGTAGACGGAGGAAACGCCTCCTTCATAGTATCTGCGACGACAGCAAGGCAGAAGCATTCAAAGGCGTTTGACGAGAaaccgaaaaaaagagaaaggaaaattTGTGGAACGACGCGCCCGCGTCGCCTGTTCTCCCGCTCAACGGCTTGTGAGTAGTCTGACCGGCCTACTTTTTACAAcggttttcctctttcgaaGAACTTGCGTCTCATTCTCTGCGGCGGCTCGCTCTGCTGTCGATGGAGATCGTTTTCGTGTCGACGTCAACTCACGCGCGTCTGTAGGAGTCAAAAATGCGGTTGTAGGTCGTCTCCAGATTCCTCAGATTGTCTGCTCTGAGGACATACTCAAGCgcagcagacgaggaggcaTCCGCACAGAGAAGACCCAGCCAGCAACATGGACAGGAGAGCaggaaagcaagagaaggagacctTGACACTCACGtggaaagcaaagaagcggagagacgtGGAAAAGCGGTCGACCAACacccgagaagagaaactcaaGGTCGGACGAAGACTCACGGCTTAATCCGGCGCTGAGGAACTGCGCCCAACACAGAAACGTCGTTTCCTTCGATGTACGCGTTCGTCCACGGCGACCGAAAGGACGAACCGTGTTGGTTGTAAATGCAGGCAATGAAAAACTTGCGTGCCTAGGAAAACACACAGAGGTCCAAGagccacacacacatgcacttTTTCACTCaagcaaatgcatgcaaatacacatacgcatatagATACAGAAatgtacacatacatgtGCAGCCATACGCGgcatctgcatatatatatatatatatatataattgtGTGCATGAGTGTACGCGTatctacatgcatgcgtatacatacatatatatatatatatatatatgtatatatatgtatatatatatatgtatatatgtatatatatataaatatatatacatgcattttCTGATCTTGTTTGTGTCGGGGTTTCCTCCATCGACAGCCACAGATATGTTTGGAGGAAAAGTTCTCCGCGGGCACTTAAACGGGAGAGAATCTCTTTTCATCTTCATCAAAATCCTTTGAACGTTCACTGAGGAAGCCTGCAAGAGGAGCACAGGCCAGGCGAGCGAATGTGGGTGAGCATCACCAAAGAAAGCGAGTGGAACTCAAAAGGGAGACTTTCAACCACCGTCCACTCAGATGTTGGAGGGACGCATGCCTCCCTGCATGCGAAAGAGGAGTCAGTCACAGAAAGGCGGAAATGTGTGCAGAGCGTTCACAGGTGgagcagcgcgagaagaaaaataAGGAAAAATCAGTACCTGGAGAGTTGTGCGCAGCAAGGCTCTCACCTCTGagtcgaagcagagacgaagtcTCCGGTCTACGCGAGTGAGCAATTGGATACTGAGATCCGGGCACAAATGTTCtgagggaaagaaggaaaggggaagaagagaaggagaaaataGCAGGCAAGcaaaacgcgaaaaacgaagaagacgaggtcGACGGTGGAGAGCCCCGGGAAAACacgggagaaagcgacgagggatctggagagaggaaggacgttgagagacaagaagagagagacagtggagaccCCGAAAACGAGGAGCATCACGGACTCTTGAAAGAAAtcgaagacagaagaaaagcacacagaagcgaaaggaagacgcgtgagaacgcgagggaaagtggagaagacgggagagaaaagcaggacAGGAGTGGCTCGAGACCGAAAACGgggcgagcgaagaaagaaaaaatcagagagagaaaaccttTTTCGTAGTCTTACGGACTCCCGCCACAGTTCGGTCGATGAGCTTCGGAGGCATGCGACGCGTCAAGCTGACGGCGGCGATCCAACTCTCTTCCATCGCTGCCGGGACCGGCGAATTTCCTGTCGCAAACATCTTTGGAAAACCATGCGATTTCTCGACAAACCTGGCGCTCCGCAGCGGCTTCTCACCTCCCTTGTTCCAGGTGCTccgttcgtctttcttcctctgcaacctctcttttctccgggGCGCGCGCCCCTGGCATCGTCTGGccgcctcctgtctctctgtctctggaggCTCCAAAGAGAGGCGCAGCGCGCGTCcaggtgagaagaagaagagaaagccggagaaggataagaaggcgagaaggaaggcaagacagagaggaagtaagagaggacagacgagaaggagaagagggggaagaaggaaaagaaagagaagacaaagaggaagcagaagaagacggagaagaaggagaagaaaagtagGAAACGGATCTACCTTGGCCAGCTTTCCTCCTCCGAAGCGGCGACCTCGGCGACAGCAGGGGAAACGAGTGAAGTGCTtccagaggcagagagacccgaagcgaaggaagaaaggaaaagaaaaaagaaccaGAGACAATAAGGGAACTCACATTTTTAGTGAGAAGTCTCGGCACCAACACGAACCGCTGTCGCCTCGTTGGAACGCGAGGCACGCGACAGGGCGGCAAGCGAGAGGAGATGTTGCtagagaaacgaacagagaaaatggtaaccgagagaagagaaagaaggaaagaagaaacacggaAAAGCGCAGAACGGTCTCGTTGCTTAGACAAGTCTGCGTAAGAAATTGACGGCTGCATCTACACACACCTCGGCGGAACTGAGTTCcacgagcgcatgcagtaGTCCTTCTTTGTCGGCGATTCACGATGAGAGAGAACAGTGACTGAGAGGAACAGTCGTTGAATGAAGAGCGGAAAAACAGGTGAAAACAGCCAGAAAAGGGAAAGCAAAAGGATGGTCGTctggtgtacatacacctcgtttctcggcgcggtcttctcctctgtttcgcgCGCCCTTGCGCTGTCGCAGATCAACcagcgaagcgagaaaacggcACTCGGCAACCGCACAAGCCTCTTGTGTTTTtggagttttttctttttctcttggttttctctcggctGAAAAATCCGAAAGACGACCCATGCAGCGCATGTCCTTGGCGTGAAACTGCGCGAGGGCGGAAATTGTCTACGTCGctcgcgaagaaagaaaaaaggaaatcAACGCTGAGATGTACAGCGATACATATGCAGACACTCaaatatatgtgtatacatatatatatatatatatcttgaTAGAGAAGTAGATGCAGATACCCACACGCGCATATTTTACGCGGATGTAATATTGTACACTATATAAATTTACATatgcacgtatatatatatatatatatatatatatatatcggcATCGAGAGACAGGTTGGTAAGAGGGAACCTCCTTTTTTCTACTGAGTAGATTTTTCTTCGTGTCAAAGATCTGAAAACCTCTCTtgtcgacggagaagaaacgcggacAATTGCTTTCGCTGAAGGCGAACAGATAGTGTCGACACACGGActccgtttttttttgtgtgcATCCAAATTCTCCCAGATGCTGAAAAAAGCGTTCTCAGAGAGGCTACCTCGACGAGACAGGTACAACATTCTTTGAAGTACAAAAATCAATTTTATTCAAATATTCTCAATTTTTTActtcaatatatatatatatatatatatatatatacgtggCTACGTGCAcctgtatgtgtatgtatatttgtttCTTTACTGAGATTTGAGTGCGtgaagtgcatgcatgtgcctCGCTATCGAAGTGTGTGAAGCTGAGTGGAGTTGTCTTTTTAGCGCAGTGGTGGCGACACAAAGCGCGAACAGAGGGCCTTCaacagacggagaagcttccactttctcccCCAGATGGATCGCgacgtctctgtttccaTGTTTTCCTCAGAAACGTCGTCttcctgcagagaaaactcgAAACTGCCGCGAGACGCTTCGAAGTTTCCGCAACATGTTTCGGAAGTCACTTGTTGCACTGTCACCTCAACGCGGTTGTCCGAACCTCCCAGCCACTGGCTCTTTTCTGCGCTTTGTCGCGCCACCCTGCCTTTTGTGAATCTTTTTTTTTGAGgccaacgcatgcactttATTATTCGACGGCCCCGCACGCATTTGCCTTCTTGCATGCACTATCTCTCTCGGGGCTCATCACGGCTTCTGACagtcgcctctcttcctgtcttgtTTTTTGTCGCCGGAcgctcgcgtttctccgccGCCGGAAGCTCTTGCGAGTGGTGAACTTCCTCACGAAGTTGTGGGGCGGAGAAACCTGTCTCGTAACCTTACGAAGTGATGCGGAATGCCGCCTGAACGagtcgcatgcagcaaacACACAAAGTACAGGACGAGGCCTTTGGAGGCGCGCGCTTGAGAACACGAGGGCGACGGGGCTCCCGAAATGCAGGCATCAGACGGAGACCCGCCAAATGCCGAAGAACAACTCAGTATAAAAAACATGAAATGCTTGTGTGTCTGCTCCACTAAATATACAAGACGCAATGGATATATCCACGGCAACGCGTTCCAGAATTATTTCCACACACATtcatatttacatatatatatagagagagagagcgttTGAGTGTAGACTTGTGGGTGTTTGTTTGCACATCAGCATTCACTGGGgcgccgagaaaagagaacttTGGAAAAAGCAAGCTTCCCCATTCTTGAGGCATCCGATCTCTGCTCCGATGGCAGCTGGAAAAGGAGTGCAGAGCAGTCCACAGAAAAGTCAAGAGCGACAGCCCACTTGaccccacacacacacacatatggTTCTCGTAGGTAGACCGGAAGGCTCTCGCGACGGCAGAACGCGAGAACTGAGGAAGGAGTCGCGCATCCCGCGAGGACAGCccagaggaaagcagaaaaaaaagcgaacGACCGCCTTGGAAGGCAAGGAAACGGCCTCCTCcggtgagagagagatcaCGGCATGCAGAGCAGCCACGGAAGCCTCTCAGACCAGCAAGGGCAGAGAAGCCGACGAAAGGCGGGGACTGCGCGTCAGTTGTTTTGAAGAGTGACTTGCGAGAGAACTCACCTTCTTGGCTACGATTTTCATTCCGATTTCTTCCCACTCTTGACGAGTGATCCAAATGTGATCTTGCAGCGGACGCATTTCCGGTTGGCAATAGAGACGCGCGCCTTGCCAGACCAAGCTGCCTCGCGACGGATGACTCAACACATGTACATGTGGACGAGCCTGAGGAGGCGCTGTGTTCTTCAGCTCTTGCTCCAGTCTTGAAAACAAACAACTCGCCAAAACGCGGAAACAGCTTTCGAAGCTCTCGACCCACGGACACACATGTATGtaaatacacatacatatatatatatatacatatatacatatatatatatacatatatacatatacatatatatatacatatatatatgtatacatatgtatatgtcgGTAGGTAGAAGACTgtgaagcgaagaggaacgtttgagagacaagagaggcagatgtatgcacgcacacacacaagtCTGTCAGGACTCTTCACATCTGTCCTAGATATCTGGACACACCTCCCTATACGCATATGAGCATGCGCACAGagacacatacacatatatatacatatatatacatatatatatatatatatacatacatatatatgtatatatatatgtgcatgcataaaCATCCTGGAAAGAGTGTGCATAGACAGTCAGGTGCAGGGAGAGGTCGATGTAGATAGCTGTCGAGGCAAatgtagatgcatgcatgtagagGTAGATAGATTTCGACGTTGGTAGGCTGCGAGCATACGTTTTGAGCGTATTTGTTTCTGCATCGCATGCATTTGACACATCAATTTTCTGCGTTGCATGCGAGGAAGTCGGGAAGCTCACCGCTCCGGAAATCCAGGGAACATGGATGAGCCGCCGCTGAGGACGATGCTACCGATGAggctctttctgctttcgaTTGGACATGCctgagaaagacagagaacgtcGAAGCGTGGAAGAATTCCCtcacagaaggcgaaagcagaggcgcaacacggagagaaggcgaggcggaAAGACaggacgcgaaagaaaacgagaggcggcagagcaGGAAGTGGACGCGCGAAGCGGACGAGCTCCGCAAAAGGAATCGAACTTACCATGATGGATGACCAGACCAGTTCGATCAAAGACGGACTGTCTCGGCCGCAGAGCTGAGGATTGAAAAGCGCCTCTGGAGGGTAAAAGCGCTCCGGGCCCAGCGTGATTTCTCTAAAAAAGttggaaaaaaacaaagaaaagtTATCTCCTCGTGTTCCTCCCTTCGaaccttcctcgtctcccgttctctctgtctcttcttttttcttcccctatttttctctcttcgacttctctctctcctccgtttccctccttcttcctcttccacgGATACTCCTCTCCTGGGGTGctcgttcctcctcttctctctcccgcggtCCTCCCATTTCTGCTGTCGAAGagccctcctctctctgcctctgtctcctcgcgtttctcccttttcggTTTACGCTTCGTCCCGCGCGACTCTCCACCTCCGCGTTCCACGTGCTCCgcgcttttcctcttgttctcttttcttctctttctcctccctttttcaCCTCCTCTTTTTTGCTCACGTAGTGATGCCGTCGCGCAGTGTGAGGCCGTCCGGAAGGTGGTAAGTCTTCTCCAAATCGTCTCGGTTCTGATCCTCTGACAAACGACGTCCAACGAAACAAAGTCCAGCTTCTCAGAAAGAAAATGAAGCACACTTAACCTACCCCCTTGTCAAATTTGCCAGCCTACACATGCGCACCTCAAAACTCTCTTTCATACGcatacacgcatgcatgcatacatactCACATACacctgtacatacatatatatatatatatatatatatacatatatgtatatatatatatatgtacccGCTTTGCAAACAGATGTAGGACTTCATGAAACGGTTAGCCCAATGCGAAGAATTTCTTCTGGAAATTTGATTTtctgcgagaaaaagacagttCTTTAATCGGCAAGAAGCGACGCAAGTGGTTTATCTCCCGGAGGCGAGTCTCAGCGAACTTGAGGACTTCGCAAGACCCGACCGAAGTAGAAACGAAAAATCATagagaaactggaaaagagacgagtGCACGTGAGGAGggccgagaaaaaaagaagaaaaatgTCCCCAACGCCGACGGCGCGGGGCCTTGCCTCGAAGAGCATTTCTGAACTGTttgtcgaagaagagggtgaAAAGTGAATGGAGAAAAGGTGAGAAATGAAACGCATGGAGTTGGACGCGTGCTTTGAAAAAGATGGCAAACGACGGCTTGGtcagttctctcttctcacccgATGGATTCaaggaacagaagcagagggtcTCCTTGATGACACGCACATGTTCCTGTAACAGCGAGAAGCAAACGTCAGAGAAATGAAGATGTCCAAGTTGACAAAAAGTCTGCtacaaagagaaacagcatCTTGATAGAACACTGTGAATACGAAACGAACGATACACATGGAAGCGTATGGCTGTTCGATGCCTTTTTCGATATGATTGGGTCGttcaagaaacagaagaaacaaacaccctgaacgcatgcagtgtgaCCACGCAGAATCTCTTCTCCTTTACTTCAGCTCTGCGTCGTTCGAGGGGAACGTTCTCCATCGCCGTTTCTTCAGcgacgacacagagagagaagcaaacacggcatttcctttcttcgaaAAACGAGCCTGAACAGCACCGTCCCCACAGTCCccactttccttctcctcacGTAGTCATCTCGAGTTGTCATCGGATAGCCCATGTCGCACAAAATCTTCTGGAGATACATCTGCAACTCTTGGCCGCCGAAGTCGCTTCGCTTCACAGACGCCTTCTCGAGGTAGCCTGAAGAAAACGTAAGCACGAGAAAAAAGTAGGCGAGAAATTAAAATGTGCTAAACACCTCCCGAGGTGCATAGCACCACAAccatatccatatatatatatataaatatatatatatataaatataaagatatatgtatatatacaaatatatatttatatgtatatacttgTGTTAATACAGCCGTCTGTACATCTGGTAGTACGTCTGTGTTCACTGATGTATCTGGAAATGCACGACTGTATGTAggaaacggggagagagCCGTGGATGCTAAGGGAGACGTCGAACAGTCACGGACGCACAtgagaggacgcagagagctCGCAACCATTTTCTGAACCGAGAGGAGAGATTTGACCTTCGCCAGCTCTGAATGGCGTACCTCTCAAAACAAATCTCTGCCTTCGAATATGCATTCCTGCTTTCTTTGCGATTCCCCATGTCATCACTCCCAGATTCTGCCctcccctctgcttcttATGGCGTTCTGCCTCGAGgttt
Proteins encoded in this window:
- a CDS encoding F-actin-capping protein subunit beta, putative (encoded by transcript TGME49_219290), which translates into the protein MFATGNSPVPAAMEESWIAAVSLTRRMPPKLIDRTVAGVQHLCPDLSIQLLTRVDRRLRLCFDSEARKFFIACIYNQHGSSFRSPWTNAYIEGNDVSVLGAVPQRRIKPADNLRNLETTYNRIFDSYRRAYYEGGVSSVYLWSLPSEDGFAGAFLVRHALDGGVSGDGPRGCWESVHVVEVTQSTSNVHYRLTSTVMVDVDPPENAEANFYAGAMLTRTSEQSQKVTDLLTGPEVPPHIGVIGPMIEAMEDRMRTAIERNYFAKAYSILDGMIRTRHNTKEPKKAAFFSELSSSLSLLSRGSGGGPGSPGGRSVRGSRSFLRPRSGSDN
- the ALP1 gene encoding actin like protein ALP1 (encoded by transcript TGME49_219280~Gene product name based on ToxoDB Community Expert Annotation.); the protein is MAEYETEELATGGMPGDGAGFYDAPPAVIIDNGSGYMKAGLASQEEPSAVFPTIVGRPRRRFVDLYAAKGDGDGSGAVFVGEEAIANRHHLSFTYPIDHGHIDNWVDMEEVWNATYNMLGVQPNEHAVLVTEPPLCSQRHREKMAEMFFETYGAPEMNISVTGLMAIYGTGRATGFVLDIGEGITQCVPVFDGYLEKASVKRSDFGGQELQMYLQKILCDMGYPMTTRDDYEHVRVIKETLCFCSLNPSEDQNRDDLEKTYHLPDGLTLRDGITTEITLGPERFYPPEALFNPQLCGRDSPSLIELVWSSIMACPIESRKSLIGSIVLSGGSSMFPGFPERLEQELKNTAPPQARPHVHVLSHPSRGSLVWQGARLYCQPEMRPLQDHIWITRQEWEEIGMKIVAKKAAFRITS